The Pantoea sp. At-9b genome includes a window with the following:
- a CDS encoding GNAT family N-acetyltransferase — translation MSLLHLSSLAEISAAAWDALLPDDQPFLRHAFLLTLEESGSVRPESGWQPDHLIWRERGEVRAALPGYRKRNSWGEYVFDHAWADACQRAGIPYYPKWLGAIPFSPVTGARLLGDAAPLLAQLPDYLHQHGLSSAHINFTTPHANAMLEQAPDWLARLGIQYHWHNRGYRDFQDFLDTLMSRKRKQLRKEREQVASNGFAFDWYRGDQLREDQWDFIYTCYANTYAVRGQRPYLTREFFSLLAERMPHSIRVCIASLQRQQAAMAFCLVDGTTLYGRYWGCLAEFDRLHFETCFYQGMDYAMAEGIARFDAGAQGEHKLVRGFEPQITHSWHYLSHPGLRAAVGDFLQQERAGIRAWEAEARDALPYRRGD, via the coding sequence ATGTCTTTGCTTCACCTGTCATCGCTGGCGGAGATTAGCGCCGCCGCGTGGGATGCATTGTTACCTGACGATCAACCGTTTTTACGCCACGCTTTTCTGCTCACGCTGGAAGAGAGCGGCAGCGTGCGGCCGGAAAGCGGCTGGCAGCCGGATCACCTCATTTGGCGCGAGCGGGGCGAGGTGCGTGCGGCGCTGCCGGGCTATCGCAAACGTAATTCGTGGGGCGAATATGTGTTCGATCACGCCTGGGCGGATGCCTGCCAGCGGGCGGGTATCCCTTATTATCCCAAATGGCTGGGCGCGATTCCGTTCAGCCCGGTGACTGGCGCGCGCCTGTTGGGTGATGCTGCGCCATTACTCGCGCAATTACCGGATTACCTGCATCAGCACGGCCTGAGCAGCGCCCATATCAACTTCACCACACCGCACGCCAATGCCATGCTCGAACAGGCACCGGACTGGCTGGCGCGTCTCGGCATTCAGTATCACTGGCACAATCGGGGCTACCGGGATTTCCAGGATTTCCTCGACACCCTGATGTCGCGGAAACGTAAACAGCTGCGTAAAGAACGCGAACAGGTAGCCAGCAACGGTTTTGCTTTTGACTGGTATCGCGGCGATCAGCTGCGTGAAGATCAGTGGGACTTTATTTACACCTGCTACGCCAATACCTATGCGGTGCGCGGCCAGCGGCCCTATCTGACACGCGAGTTCTTCAGCCTGCTGGCCGAACGGATGCCACACAGTATCCGGGTGTGCATCGCCTCGCTACAACGGCAACAGGCGGCGATGGCCTTCTGTCTGGTAGATGGCACCACCTTGTATGGCCGCTACTGGGGTTGCCTGGCGGAGTTTGATCGGCTGCACTTCGAAACCTGTTTCTACCAGGGGATGGATTACGCGATGGCCGAGGGCATCGCGCGCTTTGATGCGGGTGCGCAGGGCGAGCACAAACTGGTGCGTGGCTTCGAACCGCAGATCACCCATTCGTGGCACTATCTCAGCCATCCGGGGCTACGGGCGGCGGTGGGCGATTTTCTGCAACAGGAGCGGGCAGGGATCCGCGCCTGGGAAGCGGAGGCGCGCGACGCCCTGCCGTATCGACGCGGCGATTAA
- a CDS encoding LysR family transcriptional regulator — protein sequence MDRLDCDRMFVAVLEVGSFAGAAARLGTSSGQASKLVSRLEQELGVQLFKRSTRALSPTEVGRAYYERVKSLLEAFDTLDATVRESATTPTGRLKISAPGTFGTAVLARVLVEFARTYPQIELDVNFSDRAVNIVDEGFDMAIRIGKLDDSSLIARRLGDVAVRVAASPGYLQQHGTPQHWRDLAAHQCISDTNFRDPWHWPFITPCGDSVNMPIRGRLCFSNTEACLQAALAGLGIARLPGFIAAPALQRGEIVSLLDAFATPPLGLFALYPPARHLAQKTRLLIDFLAEHFRHSPPG from the coding sequence ATGGATCGTCTTGATTGTGACCGGATGTTTGTTGCCGTGCTGGAAGTCGGCAGCTTCGCCGGTGCCGCCGCGCGGCTTGGCACCAGCAGCGGCCAGGCGTCAAAACTGGTATCCAGACTCGAGCAGGAGCTGGGCGTACAGCTGTTTAAACGCAGCACGCGCGCGCTATCACCTACCGAAGTGGGTCGCGCTTATTACGAACGGGTAAAAAGCCTGCTGGAAGCCTTCGACACCCTCGATGCCACGGTGCGCGAAAGCGCCACGACCCCAACCGGACGGCTGAAGATCAGCGCCCCCGGCACCTTTGGCACCGCCGTGCTTGCCCGCGTGCTGGTGGAGTTTGCCCGCACCTATCCGCAAATCGAACTGGACGTGAATTTCTCCGATCGGGCGGTGAATATCGTCGATGAAGGGTTTGATATGGCGATTCGCATCGGCAAGCTGGATGACAGCAGCCTGATCGCCCGCCGTCTCGGTGATGTGGCGGTGCGCGTGGCGGCTTCGCCCGGCTATCTCCAGCAACACGGCACGCCGCAGCACTGGCGCGATCTGGCTGCGCACCAATGTATCAGCGACACCAATTTCCGCGATCCCTGGCACTGGCCGTTCATCACCCCCTGCGGTGATAGCGTCAATATGCCGATTCGCGGCCGCCTGTGTTTCTCCAATACTGAAGCCTGTTTACAGGCCGCGCTGGCCGGGCTGGGTATCGCGCGCTTACCGGGCTTTATTGCCGCACCCGCACTGCAACGCGGTGAGATCGTGTCGCTGCTGGATGCCTTCGCCACCCCGCCGCTTGGCCTGTTTGCGCTTTATCCCCCTGCCCGCCATCTGGCGCAGAAAACCCGTCTGCTGATCGACTTCCTCGCCGAGCATTTCCGCCATTCTCCACCGGGCTGA
- a CDS encoding glutathione S-transferase family protein has translation MLVNGKWSAEWHPVQATDKQGGFVRQTSSFRHWITCDGSSEFAAEPDRYHLYVALICPWASRTLIARNLKGLEQVISVSVVEPQLGDQGWHFGDYPGADRDTLNNAEYLHELYTRAAADFTGRATVPVLWDKKTGTIVNNESADILRMLNSGFGDLADNSIDLYPQDLRSEIDAINESIYPRLNNGVYRTGFATTQISYQQAFQDVFSQLDELEERLSDGRTFLLGEQLTEADIRLFVTLIRFDAAYHGLFKCNLRRLRDYPLLNRYLKSMLSVSGVRQTVNIDHIKQGYYSIKALNPNGIVPAGPDMAEYGF, from the coding sequence ATGTTGGTAAACGGTAAGTGGAGCGCAGAGTGGCATCCGGTACAGGCCACCGATAAACAGGGCGGCTTTGTCCGTCAGACATCGAGTTTTCGCCATTGGATCACCTGCGATGGTTCCAGCGAGTTTGCTGCCGAGCCGGATCGCTATCACCTCTATGTGGCGCTGATTTGCCCGTGGGCCTCGCGTACCCTGATTGCCCGCAACCTGAAAGGGCTGGAGCAGGTGATCAGCGTGTCGGTGGTGGAACCACAACTGGGCGACCAGGGCTGGCATTTCGGTGATTATCCTGGTGCCGATCGCGATACCCTGAATAATGCTGAGTATCTGCATGAACTCTATACCCGCGCCGCCGCCGATTTCACCGGTCGTGCCACCGTGCCGGTGCTGTGGGATAAAAAGACCGGGACCATCGTGAATAACGAATCCGCCGATATCCTGCGCATGCTGAACAGCGGTTTTGGCGATCTCGCCGATAACAGCATCGATCTGTACCCGCAGGATCTGCGCAGCGAGATCGATGCGATCAATGAATCGATCTATCCCCGTCTGAATAACGGCGTGTATCGCACCGGTTTCGCCACCACGCAAATCAGCTATCAGCAGGCGTTTCAGGATGTCTTTAGCCAGTTGGATGAGCTGGAGGAGCGCCTGAGCGATGGCCGCACCTTCTTGTTGGGCGAGCAGCTGACCGAAGCCGATATTCGCCTGTTTGTGACGCTGATCCGCTTTGACGCGGCTTACCATGGCCTGTTCAAATGCAACCTGCGCCGCTTGCGCGACTATCCGCTACTCAATCGCTACCTGAAGAGTATGCTGTCGGTGTCCGGCGTGCGCCAGACAGTGAATATCGACCATATCAAGCAGGGCTACTATTCCATCAAAGCACTGAACCCAAATGGTATCGTGCCGGCTGGCCCGGATATGGCGGAATACGGTTTTTAA
- a CDS encoding alpha/beta hydrolase codes for MAKALVIFLHGVGSNGDDLAVLGQHWASLLPDVAFASPNAPYPFEHGMGYQWFSLNGVTVENRPARVREARAAFDATLQQLMAQHGFADAWDNVILVGFSQGSIMALDALASGRHPLAGVVAFSGRLAFDGPLTPQPLTPALLIHGHADGVIPWTESESAALRLKSAGVTLETRFEPATGHTISSQGAMQAAAFIAQCLQD; via the coding sequence ATGGCAAAAGCGTTAGTGATTTTTCTGCACGGCGTCGGCAGCAATGGTGACGATTTGGCGGTGCTCGGCCAGCATTGGGCCAGCCTGCTGCCGGATGTGGCGTTCGCCTCACCGAATGCCCCTTATCCGTTTGAACACGGTATGGGTTATCAATGGTTTAGCCTGAACGGCGTCACCGTGGAAAACCGTCCGGCACGCGTGCGCGAAGCACGTGCCGCGTTTGACGCCACGCTGCAACAATTGATGGCACAGCATGGCTTTGCCGATGCCTGGGATAACGTGATTCTGGTGGGCTTCTCGCAGGGGTCGATTATGGCGCTGGATGCCCTGGCCTCGGGCCGTCATCCGCTGGCGGGTGTGGTCGCGTTCTCTGGCCGTCTGGCCTTTGATGGCCCCTTAACGCCGCAGCCACTGACGCCTGCGCTGCTGATCCACGGCCATGCTGACGGCGTGATTCCGTGGACCGAAAGCGAATCTGCCGCGCTGCGTCTGAAAAGCGCGGGTGTGACGCTGGAAACACGCTTTGAACCAGCCACCGGGCACACCATTTCGTCGCAGGGCGCGATGCAGGCGGCCGCCTTTATCGCGCAATGTTTACAGGATTAA
- a CDS encoding sugar phosphate isomerase/epimerase encodes MSSHPKFLNLVLLNGEPEEKLRAAHAAGFDQVEIWREDVQASAQGTLALAQLAAQQQLSFTNLQVLRDFTGAPDRERQQKREELRQFIQVAQALGCDTIQAPATTREDCLAERIDEDLQWMASEAARYKMRIMYEPMAWCSVDNTLPLAWERLQRLDQPNIGLVVDLFHICARGGDASQLDGIPADRIYEVQLCDMAALPPQNNDAIIDIARHQRLLPGDGIIEVERFVDKLKSAGYNGPVGIEVFNDALKAQPPAVAAQQAWTALNRYWP; translated from the coding sequence ATGAGTAGTCACCCCAAATTCCTTAACCTGGTGTTGTTAAACGGTGAGCCTGAAGAGAAATTGCGTGCAGCGCACGCAGCGGGCTTTGATCAGGTTGAAATCTGGCGTGAAGATGTTCAGGCCAGCGCGCAGGGCACTCTGGCGCTGGCACAATTGGCCGCTCAGCAGCAGCTTTCGTTTACCAACTTGCAGGTGTTACGCGATTTTACCGGTGCGCCAGATCGTGAACGCCAGCAGAAGCGTGAAGAACTGCGTCAGTTTATTCAGGTCGCCCAGGCGCTGGGCTGCGACACCATCCAGGCACCGGCGACCACGCGTGAAGATTGCCTCGCAGAACGTATCGATGAGGATTTGCAGTGGATGGCGTCGGAAGCGGCGCGCTACAAAATGCGCATCATGTATGAGCCAATGGCGTGGTGCAGCGTCGATAACACCCTGCCGTTGGCATGGGAGAGGCTGCAACGGCTAGATCAACCGAACATTGGTTTGGTGGTCGATCTGTTCCACATCTGTGCGCGGGGCGGCGATGCTTCGCAACTGGACGGTATTCCCGCCGATCGCATCTATGAAGTGCAGCTGTGTGATATGGCCGCGCTGCCGCCGCAGAATAACGACGCGATTATCGATATTGCACGTCACCAGCGTTTATTGCCCGGTGACGGCATCATCGAAGTCGAGCGTTTTGTCGATAAGTTGAAAAGCGCCGGTTACAACGGGCCGGTCGGCATTGAAGTGTTTAACGATGCGTTAAAAGCGCAGCCACCGGCAGTGGCGGCGCAACAGGCCTGGACCGCGCTCAATCGCTACTGGCCTTAA
- the crcB gene encoding fluoride efflux transporter CrcB, with product MLKSLLAVVLGGAVGCTLRWLISVRFNALFPNLPPGTLMVNLIGGFIIGGAMAWLLKNPQLDPAWKLLIITGFCGGLTTFSAFSAEIMVMLQSGKYLWAMSSVLVHVVGSVLMTFAGFAVVNLLG from the coding sequence ATGTTGAAGTCTTTACTGGCCGTTGTGCTGGGTGGTGCCGTGGGCTGTACGCTGCGCTGGCTGATTTCTGTCCGCTTTAACGCCCTGTTCCCCAACCTGCCGCCAGGCACCCTCATGGTGAACCTGATCGGTGGTTTTATCATTGGTGGCGCGATGGCGTGGCTGCTGAAAAATCCCCAACTCGATCCTGCCTGGAAATTACTGATTATCACCGGTTTCTGCGGCGGTCTGACGACCTTCTCCGCATTTTCAGCGGAAATCATGGTGATGCTGCAATCCGGTAAATATCTGTGGGCGATGTCGAGTGTGCTGGTGCATGTGGTTGGCTCAGTGCTGATGACCTTTGCCGGTTTCGCCGTGGTCAACCTGCTGGGCTAA
- a CDS encoding nucleoside hydrolase — translation MRTLIFDTDIGVDDAFALAYAARTQKLLGITTVFGNVAVGQAVKNARLFCEKMGIDAPVYRGCSRPLAQAPSEPARLHGEDGLGDAFSNPHSDQAPGAVQFIIDSVRAHPHAITLVAIGPLTNIASAINQAPDIIPLVKELVMMGGAFGTDGHSGNVTPFAEFNIWKDPHAADQVLSSALKVVVLPLDVTHKVLITANEVQQLNQPVLSAICRPYLAYSLEKEGFAGMALHDTLTLSWLALPHAFHITEAPVRVVTAGISSGQTLRRLNALASRHDPFAGLHAQRLCLGVEADAVRQHFFATLQA, via the coding sequence ATGCGCACCCTGATTTTTGATACCGATATCGGCGTGGATGACGCCTTTGCGCTGGCGTATGCCGCGCGCACCCAGAAATTACTGGGTATCACCACGGTATTTGGCAACGTGGCGGTGGGCCAGGCGGTGAAAAATGCCCGGCTGTTTTGCGAGAAAATGGGGATTGATGCCCCGGTGTATCGCGGGTGTTCACGCCCGCTGGCGCAGGCCCCTTCTGAACCGGCGCGTCTGCATGGGGAAGATGGTTTGGGCGATGCCTTCAGTAATCCACATAGCGATCAGGCGCCTGGCGCGGTGCAATTTATTATCGACAGCGTGCGCGCTCACCCGCATGCCATCACTCTGGTGGCAATTGGTCCACTGACCAATATCGCCAGCGCCATAAACCAAGCCCCGGATATTATTCCGCTGGTGAAAGAGTTGGTGATGATGGGTGGCGCATTCGGCACCGACGGGCACAGCGGCAATGTGACGCCGTTCGCCGAGTTCAATATCTGGAAAGACCCGCACGCCGCCGATCAGGTGCTGTCCTCAGCCTTAAAGGTGGTGGTACTGCCGCTGGATGTCACCCATAAGGTATTGATCACCGCCAACGAGGTGCAGCAACTTAATCAGCCGGTGTTGAGCGCCATCTGCCGTCCCTATCTGGCGTATAGCCTGGAGAAAGAAGGCTTTGCCGGGATGGCATTGCACGACACGCTGACCCTCTCCTGGCTGGCGCTGCCGCATGCGTTTCACATCACGGAAGCGCCGGTACGGGTGGTGACGGCAGGGATCAGCAGCGGCCAGACGCTGCGCCGTCTGAACGCCCTCGCCTCACGCCATGATCCCTTTGCCGGATTGCATGCTCAGCGCCTGTGTCTCGGGGTGGAGGCTGACGCAGTGCGCCAGCACTTTTTCGCCACATTGCAGGCTTAG